A single window of Aquarana catesbeiana isolate 2022-GZ linkage group LG10, ASM4218655v1, whole genome shotgun sequence DNA harbors:
- the LOC141111012 gene encoding taste receptor type 1 member 2-like, translating to MDKSTRMRHHMFVLGLVVIFAHIGSSCHDDFHSEYFYEGDYNLGGLFSLHASGADRSPRYTPVVDSCPSFNISLAGYLYFQVMKFAVEEINNSSSLLPNVTLGYNIFDTCYVHNNIQPALKFISRDDVIDTDKSYTSYIPTVSAVIGPDNSDAAETTADIFNLLHLPQINVFATSKRMSSLSLPACFQTIPSSRVQQQAFVDILSYFNWTWIAVLGSFDEYGMNGVEQFLEATSDLNICLAYKDVIPIKVSGQEAMWKSRIRQIANNIIFTNVNVILIFSPDIILVDFFNELVDMNFPSKIWLATETWSLSTDIYGLPKMNRLGVIFGIALKHVKIPGFDENLKKVYNQSRNSSGGSRLEENCNQNCDGCYNISLSNLLGFSEQRSSFSIYAAVYAVANALHDVLGCNKTYCDKKDVYPWQVTEALKRVNISLLNNEISFNKHGDTPTGYDIVFWNWFGHTPFLNVGSYPSLGKLDINFQNIIWQTSNNVVPSSVCSSECLPGQEKQPKGYYKCCFSCISCAAGTFLYSNGTCVACREDQWSKERSTVCLEKTRIFMTWSNPITISVLSITILGILINIVIMVTFFVQLSSPVVKAAGGRMCFLMLSSLTVSYLSILAYLGEPGTVKCIFRLPIYSIALTVSFSYISIRSFQIVCIFKMASKLPATFDYWVKQNGQYICLGFLCGVQVFMSIIWIIINPPTATTIELSSDQVLLECSQFGSVYNIFQFSYNVILSLLCFTFSYMGKELPKNYSEAKCITFAMLIFFVVCISFFTAQLIDVGEYITAINAGLAWLSLMGIKGGYFFPKCYIIFCHPKFNTTKYFQTTIQSYTKRGSGSTK from the exons tTTTAATATCAGCCTGGCAGGGTATCTCTATTTTCAAGTCATGAAGTTTGCAGTGGAAGAGATCAACAACAGCAGCTCCCTACTACCGAACGTTACTCTGGGGTATAACATCTTTGATACCTGCTACGTACATAACAACATTCAGCCAGCTTTGAAATTCATATCAAGAGATGATGTTATTGACACTGACAAAAGTTATACTAGCTACATCCCCACTgtgtctgctgtgattggcccagacaACAGCGATGCGGCAGAAACTACTGCTGACATTTTCAACCTGCTGCATCTTCCACAG ATCAATGTTTTTGCCACCAGTAAAAGGATGAGTTCACTGAGTCTGCCGGCCTGTTTTCAGACGATCCCTAGCAGTAGGGTGCAACAACAAGCATTTGTAGACATCCTAAGTTACTTTAATTGGACTTGGATAGCTGTCTTGGGAAGTTTTGATGAATATGGGATGAATGGAGTCGAGCAATTTTTAGAAGCCACCTCAGATCTTAATATTTGTCTTGCCTATAAAGACGTCATACCCATTAAAGTTTCTGGTCAGGAAGCAATGTGGAAAAGCCGAATACGCCAGATTGCTAACAATATCATCTTTACCAATGTTAATGTGATCTTGATATTTTCACCGGACATCATTCTTGTTGACTTCTTTAATGAACTGGTGGATATGAACTTTCCTTCAAAAATCTGGCTTGCAACTGAAACTTGGTCATTGTCTACAGACATATATGGCTTACCTAAAATGAACAGGCTAGGGGTTATATTTGGCATTGCCCTAAAACATGTGAAGATTCCGGGCTTTGATGAAAATCTTAAAAAAGTGTATAATCAAAGCAGAAACAGTTCTGGAGGGTCAAGGCTTGAAGAAAACTGCAACCAGAACTGTGATGGCTGCTACAACATCTCACTAAGCAACCTTCTGGGTTTTTCAGAACAAAGAAGCAGCTTTAGCATCTATGCTGCAGTTTATGCTGTGGCTAATGCATTACATGATGTACTTGGCTGTAATAAAACCTACTGTGACAAAAAGGACGTCTACCCATGGCAA GTCACAGAGGCGCTCAAGCGTGTGAACATTTCACTACTGAACAATGAAATAAGCTTCAACAAGCATGGTGATACTCCAACAGGATATGATATTGTCTTCTGGAACTGGTTTGGTCATACTCCATTTCTGAATGTTGGGTCCTACCCCAGCTTAGGAAAACTTGATATCAATTTCCAAAATATTATTTGGCAAACCTCAAACAATGTG GTACCATCATCAGTGTGTTCTTCTGAATGCCTACCTGGGCAGGAAAAACAGCCAAAAGGATACTATAAATGTTGTTTTTCCTGCATCAGCTGTGCAGCTGGGACTTTCCTCTATTCAAATG GTACCTGTGTGGCTTGTAGAGAAGATCAATGGTCCAAGGAAAGGAGCACCGTCTGCTTGGAAAAAACTAGAATTTTTATGACTTGGAGTAACCCTATAACCATAAGTGTGTTATCTATAACAATTTTGGGGATACTGATCAATATTGTGATCATGGTGACCTTTTTTGTTCAATTATCAAGCCCAGTGGTCAAAGCTGCAGGAGGAAGAATGTGTTTCCTCATGCTCTCCTCACTGACAGTCTCCTATCTCAGCATCCTGGCCTACCTGGGTGAGCCTGGAACGGTGAAATGCATCTTTAGATTACCCATATACAGTATTGCTCTCACTGTCAGTTTCTCCTATATTTCCATACGTTCCTTTCAGATAGTCTGTATATTTAAGATGGCTTCTAAGCTCCCAGCAACCTTTGATTACTGGGTAAAACAGAATGGGCAGTACATCTGCCTGGGCTTCCTTTGTGGTGTGCAGGTTTTTATGTCTATTATCTGGATCATCATCAACCCACCTACTGCTACCACCATAGAGCTGAGTTCTGACCAAGTTCTGTTGGAATGCAGTCAGTTTGGCTCTGTGTACAATATCTTCCAGTTTAGCTACAATGTTATTCTAAGCCTTCTGTGCTTTACCTTTTCTTACATGGGCAAGGAGCTACCCAAAAACTACAGTGAAGCCAAATGTATCACGTTTGCCATGTTGATTTTTTTTGTGGTCTGTATCTCTTTCTTTACTGCCCAACTAATTGATGTTGGGGAGTACATCACTGCAATTAATGCAGGCCTGGCTTGGCTCAGTCTGATGGGAATTAAAGGTGGGTATTTCTTCCCCAAATGTTACATAATTTTCTGCCATCCAAAATTTAACACCACAAAGTACTTCCAAACAACCATCCAGTCTTACACGAAAAGGGGAAGTGGAAGCACCAAATAA